In Emys orbicularis isolate rEmyOrb1 chromosome 12, rEmyOrb1.hap1, whole genome shotgun sequence, one genomic interval encodes:
- the SLC52A3 gene encoding solute carrier family 52, riboflavin transporter, member 3 has product MALLTHLLACVFGTGSWAALNGLWVELPLLVTELPEQWYLPSYITIIIQLANVGPLLVTLLHRFKPGLLSEVAVIYGVVAVGALACLLLAFLWGFTSPVAGEPHSTAFFGLAFCLALVDCTSSVTFLPFMARLQPRYVTTFFMGEGLSGFLPALVALAQGAGIARCVNVTRVANITAGNNTTEGSQFQMETQYLPANFSTLVFFLLLAAMMVACLVAFFFLTRLPKAWELSRQNLCPSTITLHSLQEIPGNGPRLSRGGDSPRRGKPASSDKGSHHTDPEVTYSLAKFAFIYLLVAWVNSLTNGILPSVQAYSCLPYGNMAYHLSATLSSMANPLACTIAMFLPSRSLALLGALSVAGTGFGAYNMAMAVMSPCPVLQHSAWGHAIIVISWVCFMGSLSYVKVMTGVILRSQSHSALVWYGAVEQLGSLTGALIMFPLVNVYSFFRSADYCNLQCPA; this is encoded by the exons ATGGCGCTGCTCACCCACCTGCTGGCATGCGTCTTCGGGACGGGCTCCTGGGCAGCCCTCAATGGCCTGTGGgtggagctgcccctgctggtGACCGAGCTGCCTGAGCAGTGGTACCTGCCCTCCTACATCACCATCATCATCCAGCTGGCCAACGTGGGGCCGCTGCTGGTCACCCTGCTGCACAGGTTCAAGCCCGGCCTGCTGAGCGAAGTGGCCGTCATCTATGGCGTGGTGGCCGTGGGAGCCCTGGCCTGCCTGCTCTTGGCCTTCCTTTGGGGTTTTACCTCCCCTGTCGCCGGGGAGCCCCACAGCACGGCCTTCTTCGGCCTCGCCTTCTGCCTGGCGCTGGTGGACTGCACCTCCTCAGTCACCTTCCTGCCCTTCATGGCGCGGCTGCAGCCCCGCTACGTCACCACCTTCTTCATGGGAGAAGGGCTCAGCGGGTTCCTCCCAGCCCTCGTTGCCCTGGCCCAGGGCGCCGGCATCGCCAGGTGCGTCAATGTCACCCGGGTCGCCAACATAACCGCGGGCAACAACACCACCGAGGGCAGCCAGTTCCAAATGGAGACCCAGTATCTCCCAGCCAACTTCTCCACCCtggtcttcttcctcctcctggccGCCATGATGGTCGCCTGCCTGGTAGCCTTCTTCTTCCTCACCAGGCTGCCCAAGGCGTGGGAGCTGTCGAGACAAAACTTGTGTCCTAGCACCATCACTCTCCACTCACTTCAGGAAATCCCTGGGAATGGGCCCAGGCTATCTAGGGGAGGAGACTCCCCAAGGAGAGGAAAGCCAGCGAGCTCTGACAAGGGATCCCATCATACAGACCCAGAGGTTACCTACTCTCTGGCCAAGTTTGCCTTCATCTACCTCCTTGTTGCCTGGGTGAACTCCCTAACCAACGGGATCCTGCCATCCGTGCAAGCCTATTCCTGCTTGCCCTATGGCAACATGGCCTACCACCTGTCTGCCACCCTGAGCTCCATGGCTAACCCGCTCGCCTGCACCATCGCCATGTTTCTGCCCAGCAG GTCTCTGGCCCTGCTGGGGGCGCTCTCCGTGGCCGGGACAGGATTTGGGGCCTATAACATGGCTATGGCTGTCATGAGCCCGTGCCCCGTCCTGCAGCACTCGGCTTGGGGGCACGCCATCATC GTCATCTCCTGGGTGTGCTTCATGGGGAGCCTCAGTTACGTGAAGGTGATGACCGGGGTGATCCTGCGGAGCCAGAGCCACAGCGCCCTCGTGTGGTATGGGGCGGTAGAGCAGCTGGGGTCTCTGACCGGGGCCCTCATCATGTTCCCCCTGGTGAATGTCTATAGCTTCTTCAGATCTGCTGACTATTGCAACCTGCAGTGTCCAGCGTGA
- the FAM110A gene encoding protein FAM110A has protein sequence MPVETLQAGDVMKGVSVTAPFASAMPFRILNKGPEYFRRQAATGAKKPSAVERLEADKAKYVKSQQVASTKQEPVKPLLKQPLFTPGVRRAMLTPSRKTPQGGRRAETCGPKTSLNLEILNNLINICDSPLPFPKSESPREHKWRAETREPPGKERGGHPAVQRRKGPSDGMSKLSESSVTSKPSSTVAVRRVDVRPCGVCRDRVTPTIQVTPMPISPAKARIPSASSLSSPNRSPHDRRTDSAKRQTLLHRSKSDLSDRYSRATADLERFFNYCGLDPEEVRDIGVEHFARASSDIVSIKFHSVSTASSECARSQRSAATLEDKQAERMPYGISVIERNARVIKWLYGLRQAREPQKVSNV, from the coding sequence ATGCCCGTGGAAACCCTCCAGGCTGGGGACGTGATGAAGGGGGTTTCGGTGACGGCGCCCTTCGCCTCGGCAATGCCATTCCGGATCCTCAACAAGGGGCCTGAGTACTTCCGCCGGCAGGCGGCCACCGGCGCCAAGAAGCCCAGCGCCGTGGAGAGGCTGGAGGCGGACAAAGCCAAGTATGTGAAGAGCCAGCAGGTTGCCAGCACCAAGCAGGAGCCGGTGAAGCCGCTCCTGAAGCAGCCCCTCTTCACCCCGGGGGTCCGGAGAGCCATGCTCACTCCCAGCCGCAAGACCCCGCAAGGGGGCCGCAGGGCGGAAACCTGTGGGCCAAAGACCTCCTTGAACCTGGAGATCCTCAACAACCTCATCAACATCTGTGacagccccctgcccttccccaagtCGGAGAGCCCCCGGGAGCACAAGTGGAGAGCAGAGACGAGGGAGCCCCCGGGCAAAGAGCGGGGCGGGCACCCCGCTGTGCAGAGGAGGAAGGGCCCCTCGGATGGCATGAGCAAGCTGTCGGAGAGCTCCGTCACGTCCAAGCCTTCCAGCACGGTGGCCGTGCGCAGAGTGGATGTCCGGCCCTGCGGGGTTTGTCGGGACAGAGTGACCCCAACCATCCAGGTCACCCCTATGCCCATCTCACCCGCCAAGGCCAGGATCCCCTCTGCCAGCTCCCTTAGCTCACCAAATAGAAGCCCCCACGACAGGCGGACAGACAGCGCCAAGCGGCAGACCCTCCTGCACAGGTCCAAGTCCGACCTGAGTGACAGGTACTCCCGGGCCACGGCCGACCTGGAACGCTTCTTCAACTACTGCGGGCTGGACCCTGAGGAGGTCAGGGACATAGGGGTGGAGCACTTTGCCCGGGCCAGCTCGGACATCGTCTCCATCAAGTTTCACAGCGTCAGCACTGCCAGCTCGGAGTGCGCCCGCTCCCAGCGCAGCGCCGCCACCCTGGAGGACAAGCAGGCGGAGCGCATGCCCTACGGCATCTCCGTCATCGAACGCAATGCCAGGGTGATCAAGTGGCTGTACGGACTACGGCAAGCCAGAGAGCCCCAAAAGGTATCCAACGTataa